The following proteins are co-located in the Vigna angularis cultivar LongXiaoDou No.4 chromosome 2, ASM1680809v1, whole genome shotgun sequence genome:
- the LOC128193377 gene encoding uncharacterized protein LOC128193377 isoform X2 → MAPRLPPPPQPNEPDTSNSARLLETVIDRLQQQNTTLMEQNATLMQQNQAAMQSLEASRSNSEATQRQLMEILVTTRGAAGASSSNAAPPTAEWSLESFLQHHPSKFSGKCLPDEADQWLRDMEKIYNAKRCPDDNRLAFTEYLLTGEVSHWWASVKAILTDAHAPITWEVFRNKFYEEYFPDSVRYAEEVEFLQLVQGGKSVSEYTNAFKQLLRFNTMATSEEWQCRKFENGLRSDLKVLISSLCIRSFPAMVERAKVLEKNMAEVERQKKQQQVVRGPVVSRGTANTRNTPYARPSQSNTSGSRALITAGPSGQPGNITCFQCGGPHYRSSCPQLVGGKFCTRCRRNGHLESEYNMGGRAVLRPSNAGRNQPRGGRAQAVGRVYAITGAEAASSGNLIIGECLLYGISCRVLFDSGATHSFISKACVEKLEIVERDMQFDLVVSTPAAEELRTSTVCIRCPIVVEGRSYKVNLICLPLKDLEVILGMDWLATNLILIDCGAKKLIFPGEEEEKLSVTLGQLKEDIMEGASCFLIMTHEDGGVRDASLERSSKDRNSGGRLVVDEFLDVFPEEIPRLPPHREVEFTIDLVTTAAPISVQPYRMSPAELAELKEQIEELMEKQFIRLSVSPWGAPVLLVRKKDGSSRLCIDYRQLNKLTIKNKYPLPRIDDLLDQLHGAAVFSKIDLRSGYHQIRVKEDDIQKTTFRSRYGHYEYVVMPFGVTNAPAVFMEYMNRIFRPYLDKFVVVFIDDILIYSKTENEHEEHLRLVLGVLREKELYAKLSKCEF, encoded by the coding sequence ATGGCACCTAGACTTCCTCCGCCACCTCAACCCAATGAACCGGATACGTCCAACAgcgctaggttgttggagacggTGATCGACAGACTTCAACAGCAAAATACCACCCTTATGGAGCAGAACGCTACACTGATGCAGCAAAATCAGGCAGCTATGCAGAGTCTGGAAGCCTCTCGATCCAACTCTGAGGCGACGCAGCGGCAGTTAATGGAGATATTGGTTACAACTAGGGGCGCGGCAGGAGCGTCCTCTTCCAACGCTGCCCCGCCTACTGCtgaatggagtttggagagcTTTCTTCAACATCATCCCTCCAAGTTTAGTGGAAAATGCCTTCCTGATGAGGCAGATCAGTGGCTGCGGGACATGGAGAAGATTTATAATGCAAAGAGGTGCCCTGACGACAACAGATTGGCGTTTACTGAATACCTGTTGACTGGTGAGGTCAGCCACTGGTGGGCGAGTGTGAAGGCTATCCTGACAGACGCTCATGCTCCCATCACTTGGGAAGTTTTCAGGAACAAATTTTATGAAGAGTATTTCCCAGACAGCGTTCGCTACGCAGAGGAAGTAGAGTTCCTTCAGTTGGTGCAAGGGGGAAAGTCTGTGTCGGAGTACACCAATGCTTTCAAGCAGTTGTTGAGGTTCAACACTATGGCCACTAGTGAAGAGTGGCAGTGTAGGAAGTTCGAGAATGGGCTAAGGAGCGACCTGAAGGTGTTGATATCAAGTTTATGCATTCGGTCATTTCCTGCCATGGTGGAAAGAGCCAAAGTACTGGAGAAGAATATGGCAGAGGTGGAACGACAAAAGAAACAGCAACAGGTGGTTAGAGGACCGGTCGTGTCCAGGGGTACTGCTAATACGAGAAATActccttacgctcgtccaaGTCAATCAAATACAAGTGGATCACGAGCGTTGATCACTGCCGGACCGTCTGGGCAGCCAGGCAACATTACTTGTTtccagtgtggaggaccacactatCGTTCGTCCTGCCCTCAACTAGTGGGAGGTAAATTCTGCACTCGATGTAGAAGAAATGGGCACTTGGAGAGTGAGTATAACATGGGTGGACGCGCTGTGTTGAGGCCATCAAATGCTGGAAGGAATCAACCGAGAGGTGGCAGAGCACAAGCAGTGGGGCGCGTATATGCTATAACTGGAGCGGAAGCAGCGAGTTCAGGTAACCTTATAATCGGTGAATGCTTGCTGTATGGGATATCTTGTCGTGTGCtgtttgattcgggggcgactcactccttcatctcgaaggcgtgtgttgagaAATTGGAAATAGTTGAGAGAGATATGCAGTTCGACCTGGTGGTGTCGACCCCAGCGGCTGAAGAGCTTAGGACATCTACCGTATGCATTAGATGTCCTATTGTGGTTGAGGGGCGTAGTTATAAggtgaatttaatctgtttgcCTTTGAAGGATTTAGAAgtaattttaggaatggattggttggctaccaATCTCATTCTTATAGATTGTGGAGcgaagaaattaatttttcctggtgaagaagaggagaaattgtcagtgacgctcggtcagtTGAAGGAAGATATTATGGAGGGCGCCAGCTGTTTTCTCATCATGACGCATGAAGACGGAGGAGTTAGGGATGCAAGTTTGGAACGATCGTCCAAGGACAGGAATAGTGGAGGACGATTGGTTGTGGACGAATTTCTCGACGTATTTCCAGAAGAAATACCTAGGCTTCCTCCTCATCGTGAAGTTGAATTCACCATTGATTTGGTGACGACCGCAGCTCCTATCTCGGTTCAGCCTTATCGGATGTCGCCTGCAgagttagctgaactcaaggagcagattgaagagttgatggaGAAACAGTTTATTAGGCTGAGCGTATCACCCTGGGGAGCGCCCGTGCTGTTAGTaaggaagaaggatggcagctctcggttatgtatagactacaggcaattgaataagctgaccatcaagaacaagtacccgTTGCCAAGGATAGATGACCTGCTGGATCAATTGCATGGGGCTGCTGTGTTCTCAAAAATTGATTTGAGATCCGGGTATCATCAAATCAGGGTTAAGGAAGATGACATACAGAAGACAACATTCAGGTCTCGTTATGGGCATTATGAATATGTGGTGATGCCTTTTGGAGTAACGAACGCTCCAGCCGTGTTCATGGAGTATATGAACCGCATATTCAGGCCttatttggataagtttgtggtcgtcttcatagatgatattctcatctattcCAAGACCGAAAACGAGCATGAAGAGCATCTTAGACTTGTACTTGGAGTGTTGCGGGAGAAGGaattatatgccaagttgtctaagtgtgaattctgA
- the LOC108326764 gene encoding AT-hook motif nuclear-localized protein 15 codes for MANRWWAGNVGMIREQELMENNNNANTTPTNSSNSNTNANTNTTEEEVSRDNGDDQNQNLVSHEGSEPGSGGRRPRGRPPGSKNKPKPPIIITKESPNALRSHVLEIASGSDVAESIAAFANRRHRGVSVLSGSGIVTNVTLRQPAAPAGVITLHGRFEILSLSGAFLPSPSPPGATGLSVYLAGGQGQVVGGTVAGSLVASGPVMVIAATFANATYERLPLEDEQGEEEMQVQQQSQPQQQQQQSQGLGEQVSMAMYNLPPNLLHNGQNMPHDVFWGAAPPRPPPSF; via the coding sequence ATGGCGAATCGGTGGTGGGCTGGGAATGTGGGAATGATTAGAGAGCAAGAGTTGATGGAGAACAATAACAACGCCAATACTACTCCGACCAATAGCAGCAACAGCAACACAAACGCCAACACCAACACCACGGAAGAAGAGGTCAGCAGGGACAACGGAGACGACCAGAATCAGAACCTTGTAAGCCATGAAGGTTCGGAGCCCGGAAGCGGTGGTCGGAGGCCACGTGGCAGGCCTCCCGGCTCCAAGAACAAGCCCAAGCCGCCGATTATCATAACCAAAGAAAGCCCCAACGCGCTCCGAAGCCACGTGCTGGAAATCGCCAGCGGTAGTGATGTAGCAGAGAGCATCGCCGCCTTCGCCAACCGCCGCCACCGCGGCGTGTCGGTCCTCAGCGGCAGCGGCATTGTCACCAACGTCACTCTCCGCCAACCCGCCGCGCCCGCAGGAGTCATCACCCTCCACGGAAGGTTCGAGATTCTCTCCCTCTCCGGCGCTTTTTTGCCCTCTCCTTCGCCTCCTGGCGCCACCGGACTCTCCGTCTATTTGGCCGGAGGGCAGGGGCAGGTCGTTGGCGGCACCGTTGCTGGTTCTTTGGTGGCCTCCGGGCCGGTGATGGTGATCGCCGCCACATTCGCCAATGCTACTTATGAGAGGCTGCCGCTGGAGGATGAACAAGGTGAAGAAGAAATGCAAGTGCAACAGCAATCGCAGccgcaacaacaacaacaacaatctcAGGGTTTAGGTGAACAAGTTTCAATGGCCATGTATAATTTGCCTCCTAATTTGCTACACAATGGTCAGAACATGCCTCATGATGTGTTTTGGGGAGCTGCTCCACCTCGTCCTCCACCTTCCTTCTGA
- the LOC128193377 gene encoding uncharacterized protein LOC128193377 isoform X1, with product MFVFSVSIEYMAPRLPPPPQPNEPDTSNSARLLETVIDRLQQQNTTLMEQNATLMQQNQAAMQSLEASRSNSEATQRQLMEILVTTRGAAGASSSNAAPPTAEWSLESFLQHHPSKFSGKCLPDEADQWLRDMEKIYNAKRCPDDNRLAFTEYLLTGEVSHWWASVKAILTDAHAPITWEVFRNKFYEEYFPDSVRYAEEVEFLQLVQGGKSVSEYTNAFKQLLRFNTMATSEEWQCRKFENGLRSDLKVLISSLCIRSFPAMVERAKVLEKNMAEVERQKKQQQVVRGPVVSRGTANTRNTPYARPSQSNTSGSRALITAGPSGQPGNITCFQCGGPHYRSSCPQLVGGKFCTRCRRNGHLESEYNMGGRAVLRPSNAGRNQPRGGRAQAVGRVYAITGAEAASSGNLIIGECLLYGISCRVLFDSGATHSFISKACVEKLEIVERDMQFDLVVSTPAAEELRTSTVCIRCPIVVEGRSYKVNLICLPLKDLEVILGMDWLATNLILIDCGAKKLIFPGEEEEKLSVTLGQLKEDIMEGASCFLIMTHEDGGVRDASLERSSKDRNSGGRLVVDEFLDVFPEEIPRLPPHREVEFTIDLVTTAAPISVQPYRMSPAELAELKEQIEELMEKQFIRLSVSPWGAPVLLVRKKDGSSRLCIDYRQLNKLTIKNKYPLPRIDDLLDQLHGAAVFSKIDLRSGYHQIRVKEDDIQKTTFRSRYGHYEYVVMPFGVTNAPAVFMEYMNRIFRPYLDKFVVVFIDDILIYSKTENEHEEHLRLVLGVLREKELYAKLSKCEF from the coding sequence ATGTTCGTTTTCTCTGTGTCCATAGAATACATGGCACCTAGACTTCCTCCGCCACCTCAACCCAATGAACCGGATACGTCCAACAgcgctaggttgttggagacggTGATCGACAGACTTCAACAGCAAAATACCACCCTTATGGAGCAGAACGCTACACTGATGCAGCAAAATCAGGCAGCTATGCAGAGTCTGGAAGCCTCTCGATCCAACTCTGAGGCGACGCAGCGGCAGTTAATGGAGATATTGGTTACAACTAGGGGCGCGGCAGGAGCGTCCTCTTCCAACGCTGCCCCGCCTACTGCtgaatggagtttggagagcTTTCTTCAACATCATCCCTCCAAGTTTAGTGGAAAATGCCTTCCTGATGAGGCAGATCAGTGGCTGCGGGACATGGAGAAGATTTATAATGCAAAGAGGTGCCCTGACGACAACAGATTGGCGTTTACTGAATACCTGTTGACTGGTGAGGTCAGCCACTGGTGGGCGAGTGTGAAGGCTATCCTGACAGACGCTCATGCTCCCATCACTTGGGAAGTTTTCAGGAACAAATTTTATGAAGAGTATTTCCCAGACAGCGTTCGCTACGCAGAGGAAGTAGAGTTCCTTCAGTTGGTGCAAGGGGGAAAGTCTGTGTCGGAGTACACCAATGCTTTCAAGCAGTTGTTGAGGTTCAACACTATGGCCACTAGTGAAGAGTGGCAGTGTAGGAAGTTCGAGAATGGGCTAAGGAGCGACCTGAAGGTGTTGATATCAAGTTTATGCATTCGGTCATTTCCTGCCATGGTGGAAAGAGCCAAAGTACTGGAGAAGAATATGGCAGAGGTGGAACGACAAAAGAAACAGCAACAGGTGGTTAGAGGACCGGTCGTGTCCAGGGGTACTGCTAATACGAGAAATActccttacgctcgtccaaGTCAATCAAATACAAGTGGATCACGAGCGTTGATCACTGCCGGACCGTCTGGGCAGCCAGGCAACATTACTTGTTtccagtgtggaggaccacactatCGTTCGTCCTGCCCTCAACTAGTGGGAGGTAAATTCTGCACTCGATGTAGAAGAAATGGGCACTTGGAGAGTGAGTATAACATGGGTGGACGCGCTGTGTTGAGGCCATCAAATGCTGGAAGGAATCAACCGAGAGGTGGCAGAGCACAAGCAGTGGGGCGCGTATATGCTATAACTGGAGCGGAAGCAGCGAGTTCAGGTAACCTTATAATCGGTGAATGCTTGCTGTATGGGATATCTTGTCGTGTGCtgtttgattcgggggcgactcactccttcatctcgaaggcgtgtgttgagaAATTGGAAATAGTTGAGAGAGATATGCAGTTCGACCTGGTGGTGTCGACCCCAGCGGCTGAAGAGCTTAGGACATCTACCGTATGCATTAGATGTCCTATTGTGGTTGAGGGGCGTAGTTATAAggtgaatttaatctgtttgcCTTTGAAGGATTTAGAAgtaattttaggaatggattggttggctaccaATCTCATTCTTATAGATTGTGGAGcgaagaaattaatttttcctggtgaagaagaggagaaattgtcagtgacgctcggtcagtTGAAGGAAGATATTATGGAGGGCGCCAGCTGTTTTCTCATCATGACGCATGAAGACGGAGGAGTTAGGGATGCAAGTTTGGAACGATCGTCCAAGGACAGGAATAGTGGAGGACGATTGGTTGTGGACGAATTTCTCGACGTATTTCCAGAAGAAATACCTAGGCTTCCTCCTCATCGTGAAGTTGAATTCACCATTGATTTGGTGACGACCGCAGCTCCTATCTCGGTTCAGCCTTATCGGATGTCGCCTGCAgagttagctgaactcaaggagcagattgaagagttgatggaGAAACAGTTTATTAGGCTGAGCGTATCACCCTGGGGAGCGCCCGTGCTGTTAGTaaggaagaaggatggcagctctcggttatgtatagactacaggcaattgaataagctgaccatcaagaacaagtacccgTTGCCAAGGATAGATGACCTGCTGGATCAATTGCATGGGGCTGCTGTGTTCTCAAAAATTGATTTGAGATCCGGGTATCATCAAATCAGGGTTAAGGAAGATGACATACAGAAGACAACATTCAGGTCTCGTTATGGGCATTATGAATATGTGGTGATGCCTTTTGGAGTAACGAACGCTCCAGCCGTGTTCATGGAGTATATGAACCGCATATTCAGGCCttatttggataagtttgtggtcgtcttcatagatgatattctcatctattcCAAGACCGAAAACGAGCATGAAGAGCATCTTAGACTTGTACTTGGAGTGTTGCGGGAGAAGGaattatatgccaagttgtctaagtgtgaattctgA